The Neisseria animaloris genome segment GAAATGTTTTCAGACGGCCTCAAATTAAAAATAAATACTTTATGCTTCTGCGCGAATCTGCTTCAAGAAACGCTTGGTACGTTCATGTTTCGGATTATGAAACAGTGCTTCAGGCATCCCCTGCTCCACAATAACGCCGCCATCCATCACAACCACCAAATCGGCCACTTCCATAGCAAATTTGATTTCATGAGTTACTACGATCATTGTCCAGCCCTCTTTCGCCAGTTCTTTCATCGTGTTCAATACATCTTGCACTAATTCGGGATCAAGCGCCGAGGTCGGTTCGTCAAACAACATCAAATCCGGTTGGATGGCAAGCGCACGGGCGATACCGACACGCTGCTGCTGGCCACCTGAAAGCTGGAAAGGATACAAATCAACTTTGCTGGCCAAACCTACTTTCTCCAGCAAAGCCAAAGCCTTCCGACGCGCATCAGCAACAGGAATACCTCGAACGGCAACAGGCCCTTCCATCACGTTTTCCAACGCAGTTTTGTGCGGGAAAAGATTATATTGCTGAAATACCATCCCCGATTTACGGCGCAGGGCAAGAATGTCTTTTTTTGAAGGATGGATAGCAAAATCAATATGCAGAGGTTTGTCGCCATCAAATTGGATGCAGCCTTGCTGCGGCATTTCCAAGGCGTTCAAACAGCGTAAAAACGTGGTCTTCCCCGAACCGGAAGGGCCGAGAATAACGACTACGCTGCCTTTGGCTACGTCCAAATCAATGCCGTTAAGAATCGAATTATTGCCGAATGCTTTATGGATATTGCGGATTTTAATCATGGTTTATGCTCACTTGGCAACGTAGCGGTCGAGCCGTTTTTCGAGTTTTGCCTGTACGATAAACAGGAAGAAGCAGAATACCCAATATATCAAGCCGGCCTCGATATACACGGGCAGGAAGTCGTAGCTGGCGTTGGCAATCTGCTGCGCCACACGGAAAAGCTCAGTAATGGTTACTACCGAAGCCAGTGAAGTTTCTTTAAACAGACTGATAAAAGTATTGCTTAAAGGAGGAACGGATACACGGAACGCTTGCGGCATGATGATGCGGCGGAAGGTCTGCATATAGGTCATGCCGATGGAGAAGCCTGCTTCCCACTGGCCTTTGGGTACCGATAAAATCGCTGCGCGGATGGTCTCCGAGGCATATGCACCAATATTCAGCGAAAAGCCGATAACCGCAGTGGGCAGCGGGTCGAGAGTGATGCCGATGGCCGGCAAGCCGTAAAATACCACCATCAACTGTACCAGCATCGGTGTGCCGCGGATGGCGGAAACATAAAATTTCACCATACCGAGCAGTACGCGGTGGAAGATGCCCGTAACCGGTATCACACGCACCAATGCTACGGCCAATGCAATCAAGATGCCGAAAATAAAAGAAACGACAGCCAGCGGAATAGAGTAAAGAAACCCCGCTTTAACCATCGGCCAAAATGCGTTTATGACCAAAGCCGCACGGGCCTCGGTCATAAACGGCAATGCGCTTAAAAGATCACTTAACACTTACATCTACGCCAAAGAATTGTTCACCTAATTTTTTCAGCGTGCCGTCTGCACGCAGGTCTTCTACAGCACCGCTGATTTTTGCCAATGCTTCATCATTGTTTTTGTTCAAAATGAATCCCGAACCCAATTTTTCTTCCGCAGGGGCTGTCCATGCGGTTTTTAAGCCGGAATTCGGGTTTTTCTTGAGATAGTCAAGCAAAGCAAGGGAATCGTTAAACGTAAAATCGGCACGCTTTTGCTGCACTAAAGCCAAAGCCTGCGCCATGCCGTCGACCGGAATGATTTTGGCTTCGGCTTTTTGCGCCATTTCGCCATAGTTGCTGCTCAGGGTTTGTGCGGCAGACAAGCCTTTCACGTCTGCCAGTGTTTTGATGCGGTTGTCGTCTTTGCGGTCAACCGCCATCGGGCCGGAATAGCTGTATTCGGCGGATTTGTCGAAAGTTGCGCGGCGTTCGGGCGTGGTCAGGCTCACTTGGTTGGCCACCAAATCGAAACGTTCCGCTTTCAAACCGGCCAGCATGGCATCCCATTGGGTTTCTTTGAATTCGACTTTTACACCGAGTTTTTCTGCTACGGCACGGGTAACTTCTACATCGTAACCGGTCAGCTTGCCGCTTTCATCATGATAAGTGAAGGGAGCATAAGTACCTTCAGTGCCTACGGTAATCGTACCTTTGTTGTTGATACGCTCCAGCAGCGAACCTGCAACCTGCGTTTCGGGCGCGGAAGAAGCCGGTGCGGACGCAGAAGAACCGCCGCCGCAAGCGGCCAATACAAAAGCAGCTATGCCGCCGAGTACAAATTTCTCCAACATAATCATTCCAGTAAAGCGTTAATTAATATATAAGAAACGCGCATTGTACGATAATCAAAAACACAATACAAAGAACGATTACTTCTATTCTTTATAATAGAAAAGCATAAGGCCGTCTGAAAACACCGTTCAAACACACCTCCGATAAAATTGCATGGAAATCATGTTTTCAATACAAAACCTTACCGATTCTTTTTCAGACGGCCTGCAAACTTGCCGATTCATCCGCCCGATTCGGTTTCTGTTGTAATCTCCGAAATTACCGGCCTGTTTTATTCCGGGCAGAAAAGGTAAAATAACGTCCTTTTGCCCGACCCTACGCCTTTTCCCATGATCGAACTCAAAAACCTCACCCTCCAGCGCGGCCTGAAAGTGTTGCTCAACCAAGCCAACCTCACCGTCAACCCCAACCAACGCATCGGCTTAATCGGCAAAAACGGCACCGGCAAATCGAGCCTGTTTGCTCTAATCAAAGGGGAAATCACACATGACGCGGGCGATGTGCTGATTCCCAAACATTGGAAAACGGCAGCGGTAGCGCAGGAAACGCCCGCGTTGGATACGTCGGCTTTAGATTATGTTTTGCAGGGCGATGCCGAATTGCAGCAATTTCAGACGGCCTTAGCAGAAGCCGAAGCACACAACGACGGCATCAAAATCGCCGAATGGCACGCCAAGCTCGAAGAAATAGATGCCTACACTGCACCCGCCCGCGCCGCTAAATTGTTAAGCGGACTGGGTTTCGCTCAGGAAGAACACAGCAAGCCCGTGAAAGCTTTTTCAGGCGGCTGGCGTATGCGTTTGAATCTCGCTCAAGCCTTGATGTGCCGCGCGGATTTATTGCTGCTCGACGAACCGACCAACCACTTGGATTTGGAAACCGTGCTGTGGCTGGAAAACCATCTCGCCAGCCTGCCGTGCACCCAAATCATCATTTCGCACGACCGCGATTTTCTGAATGCCACCACCACGCAAACCGTTGAATTATCGAATCAGAAGCTCACCCAATACGGCGGCAACTACGATTTTTACCAAACCGAACGCGCCCAACGTTTGGCGCAACAGCAGGCCGCGTATGTAAAACAGCAAACGCAGATCAAGCATTTGCAATCGTTTATCGACCGCTTCAAAGCCAAAGCCACCAAAGCCACGCAGGCGCAAAGCCGCATGAAAGCGTTGGCCAAACTGGAGCGCATCGCCCCCGCGCATCTCGACAGCGAATTTTCATTTGAATTTGAAACTCCCGCACATTTGCCCAACCCTTTGCTGAAAATGGACAAAGCCGATTTGGGTTACGGCAGTACGGTCGTGCTGCACAACATCACCTTATCGCTGGAAAGCGGCGCGCGCTACGGATTGCTGGGTGTGAACGGCAGCGGAAAATCTACCTTTATCAAAGCCTTGGCCGGAGAATTGGCTTTATTGTCCGGCCAAATGGTGAAATCCGAAAAACTCAATATCGGCTATTTCGCCCAGCACCAGCTCGATACCCTGCGCGACGACCAAAGCCCCGTTTGGCACATCCAGCAGCTTTCTCCCGATGTGCGCGAGCAGGAAATCCGCAATTTTCTCGGCGGCTTCAACTTTGTCGGCGATATGGCTTTGCAGAAAATCGAACCTTTTTCCGGCGGCGAAAAAGCGAGGCTGGCATTGGCGATGATTGTGTGGCAAAAGCCCAATCTGCTGCTGCTCGACGAACCGACCAACCACCTCGATTTGGATATGCGCCACGCGCTTACCGTGGCTTTGCAGAGTTTTCAAGGCGCGTTGATTGTGGTGTCGCACGACCGCAGTTTGCTCGAAGCCACCACCGACAGCTTTTTATTGATTGATAAAGGCTGTCTGAAAAACTTCGACGGCGATTTGAACGATTACCGCCAATGGCGTTTGGCACAGGAAAATGCGGCTGCCGCTCCCGCCGCTTCGGCACAAACCCAAAGCCGCAAAGACACCAAACGCCTCGAAGCGCAGATACGGCAGGAAAAAGCCAAACGTACCAAGCCCATACAGCAGAAAATCGACAAGGCTGAGAAGGAAATGGCCGTCTTAAACGATATTCAGACGGCCTGTGAAACATTTTTGGCACAAGAAGATGCCTATTCGGAAACAAATAAAGTAAAACTGCAAGAGACACTCGCCGAACTGGCAGAAACTAAAGTAAAATTAAGTAAATTGGAAGAAAGCTGGTTGGAATGGCAAGAAGAGCTGGAGCGGATTTTATCGGAAATCGAAGCCGAATTCGGCATAGCGCAGGCTTCTTAAGCTTTACATAGAGAGCTGTCGTTTTTTTAATCAACCAATTTTTAAAACCGCGGCGGTTTTGCCGCTTTTCAAGACCGTAGAAAATCATGAAAAAACTATTCGGGGTAAGCACCTTTATTTTATTAAGCGCAGCAAGCATTCAGACTGCCTATGCCTCCAAAATCTATACTTGCGTGATTAACGGCGAAGTAACTTATACATCCCGCCCGTCCGGCAACTGCAACCGTGCCGATCTGCCTGCCATCGGGCGTTACAGCAACAGCCGTTACAACGAACCGCAACCGGCACGCGTAGAAAGAGAGTCGCCGCAAGAATCCCGCAAAGCCTATGTAAAAAGCAAACTTACCAAACCGAGCCAGCAGGCCACCGCACCCGCACGGCCCGCTCCCGCCTATGCACCCAAACTTTCCGCCAACAACAGCCGCCGCAGTATCCTTGAGCAAGAACTGAACAACGAGCGCAAAGCCCTTTCCGACGCGCAACAATCCCTTGCCGATGCCCGAGCCGCCCAAAACGGCACCATCAACCAACAATTGATCAGCCAGCTGCAAGGCAATGTACTCGACCGCCAGCAAAATATCCAAGCTTTGCAACGCGAATTGGGACGCATGTAACCTGTAAAACGAATAAGACCGAGGCCGTCTGAAAATAAGTTTTCAGACGGCCTCGATATATTTTGAAACACCTTATTATTATTGGCATAATACCGCTTCCCTTTTTT includes the following:
- a CDS encoding amino acid ABC transporter ATP-binding protein yields the protein MIKIRNIHKAFGNNSILNGIDLDVAKGSVVVILGPSGSGKTTFLRCLNALEMPQQGCIQFDGDKPLHIDFAIHPSKKDILALRRKSGMVFQQYNLFPHKTALENVMEGPVAVRGIPVADARRKALALLEKVGLASKVDLYPFQLSGGQQQRVGIARALAIQPDLMLFDEPTSALDPELVQDVLNTMKELAKEGWTMIVVTHEIKFAMEVADLVVVMDGGVIVEQGMPEALFHNPKHERTKRFLKQIRAEA
- a CDS encoding amino acid ABC transporter permease encodes the protein MTEARAALVINAFWPMVKAGFLYSIPLAVVSFIFGILIALAVALVRVIPVTGIFHRVLLGMVKFYVSAIRGTPMLVQLMVVFYGLPAIGITLDPLPTAVIGFSLNIGAYASETIRAAILSVPKGQWEAGFSIGMTYMQTFRRIIMPQAFRVSVPPLSNTFISLFKETSLASVVTITELFRVAQQIANASYDFLPVYIEAGLIYWVFCFFLFIVQAKLEKRLDRYVAK
- a CDS encoding amino acid ABC transporter substrate-binding protein produces the protein MLEKFVLGGIAAFVLAACGGGSSASAPASSAPETQVAGSLLERINNKGTITVGTEGTYAPFTYHDESGKLTGYDVEVTRAVAEKLGVKVEFKETQWDAMLAGLKAERFDLVANQVSLTTPERRATFDKSAEYSYSGPMAVDRKDDNRIKTLADVKGLSAAQTLSSNYGEMAQKAEAKIIPVDGMAQALALVQQKRADFTFNDSLALLDYLKKNPNSGLKTAWTAPAEEKLGSGFILNKNNDEALAKISGAVEDLRADGTLKKLGEQFFGVDVSVK
- a CDS encoding ATP-binding cassette domain-containing protein produces the protein MIELKNLTLQRGLKVLLNQANLTVNPNQRIGLIGKNGTGKSSLFALIKGEITHDAGDVLIPKHWKTAAVAQETPALDTSALDYVLQGDAELQQFQTALAEAEAHNDGIKIAEWHAKLEEIDAYTAPARAAKLLSGLGFAQEEHSKPVKAFSGGWRMRLNLAQALMCRADLLLLDEPTNHLDLETVLWLENHLASLPCTQIIISHDRDFLNATTTQTVELSNQKLTQYGGNYDFYQTERAQRLAQQQAAYVKQQTQIKHLQSFIDRFKAKATKATQAQSRMKALAKLERIAPAHLDSEFSFEFETPAHLPNPLLKMDKADLGYGSTVVLHNITLSLESGARYGLLGVNGSGKSTFIKALAGELALLSGQMVKSEKLNIGYFAQHQLDTLRDDQSPVWHIQQLSPDVREQEIRNFLGGFNFVGDMALQKIEPFSGGEKARLALAMIVWQKPNLLLLDEPTNHLDLDMRHALTVALQSFQGALIVVSHDRSLLEATTDSFLLIDKGCLKNFDGDLNDYRQWRLAQENAAAAPAASAQTQSRKDTKRLEAQIRQEKAKRTKPIQQKIDKAEKEMAVLNDIQTACETFLAQEDAYSETNKVKLQETLAELAETKVKLSKLEESWLEWQEELERILSEIEAEFGIAQAS